One genomic region from Jiangella sp. DSM 45060 encodes:
- a CDS encoding response regulator transcription factor, giving the protein MTARILVAEDDRGQADLMRRYLERDGYRVTVVHDGREAVEVVRRQSPDLLVLDLALTVLPGLDVCRAVRVGHDLPIVMVSACASEQDQLLGFSLGADDYVAKPFSPPVLLARLRAVLRRATTGRLGRRHVGGLVIDTDRHEVSVDDAPVAATRAEFALLACLSSAPGRVFTRQLLLERMGRIDRAVTARSIDMHVLNLRRKIEQNHARPRYLLTVTGVGYKLADLPDEDARSRPAGVA; this is encoded by the coding sequence ATGACCGCGCGGATTCTTGTCGCCGAGGACGACCGCGGCCAGGCCGACCTGATGCGCCGGTACCTGGAGCGCGACGGATATCGGGTCACGGTGGTGCACGACGGCCGAGAGGCGGTCGAGGTGGTCCGCCGGCAGTCTCCCGACCTCCTGGTCCTCGATCTGGCGCTGACCGTTCTCCCGGGCCTCGACGTGTGCCGCGCGGTCCGGGTCGGCCATGATCTGCCCATCGTCATGGTCTCCGCCTGCGCGAGCGAGCAGGATCAGCTGCTCGGGTTCTCCCTCGGCGCGGACGACTACGTGGCCAAGCCCTTCAGCCCGCCCGTACTCCTCGCCCGACTTCGGGCCGTGCTGCGCCGGGCGACGACCGGCCGGCTCGGGCGGCGGCACGTCGGCGGGCTCGTGATCGACACCGACCGGCACGAGGTGTCGGTCGACGACGCCCCGGTGGCGGCGACTCGGGCGGAGTTCGCGCTGCTGGCATGCCTCAGCTCGGCGCCGGGACGGGTGTTCACGCGGCAGCTGCTGCTGGAGCGCATGGGCCGGATTGACCGAGCGGTGACGGCCCGCAGCATCGACATGCACGTGTTGAACCTGCGCCGCAAGATCGAGCAGAACCATGCGCGGCCCCGGTACCTGCTGACCGTGACCGGTGTCGGCTACAAGCTGGCGGATCTCCCGGACGAGGACGCGCGTTCCAGGCCGGCCGGCGTGGCGTAG
- a CDS encoding ABC transporter substrate-binding protein, with amino-acid sequence MIHSIADARPDRRRFLRLLGGGAAVMAAGPVLAACGADETSGGGGEMTGELEVWDFLRAAWPEWKQVQTRTDERFQGAHEGATVKRVEQPSDTATYNQLLQSAITSRSGPDVLLMQPYAAGVFSFQSGLADITDAVDPGIVEAVEPSLASAQVDGKLYGLPTGLQANVIFYNKEIFAAAGLDPDAAITTYDQLVSAGQQLKSAGYTPIAGGNKEGEINGWMNSFLFPGLGTYDDSLKLASGEMEFSDDLMVEVVERYVAMVEQGLFTEGMQSIPLSDYEPQFRNGEAGMILSLATNGINLSGAVGNDNLGVIQAPGIASATPHYYPAGTALVWCVSRFSERADLAAEFVASLADADTSEDLYTTVGWLPANTTAETGDTDYPVLAEMADAYSTYEIHEAPGTQWRADVATAYKSQLQLVIAGSASAVDALAEVQRVADQSR; translated from the coding sequence ATGATCCACTCGATAGCTGACGCTCGACCAGACCGCCGCCGGTTCCTGCGCCTCCTCGGTGGCGGCGCCGCGGTCATGGCCGCCGGGCCGGTCCTCGCCGCCTGCGGGGCGGACGAGACGAGCGGCGGTGGCGGTGAGATGACCGGTGAGCTCGAGGTGTGGGACTTCCTGCGAGCGGCCTGGCCGGAGTGGAAGCAGGTCCAGACCCGGACCGACGAGCGGTTCCAGGGCGCGCACGAGGGGGCGACCGTCAAGCGCGTCGAGCAGCCCTCGGACACCGCGACGTACAACCAGTTGCTGCAGAGTGCGATCACCTCGCGCTCGGGGCCGGATGTGCTGCTCATGCAGCCGTACGCTGCCGGGGTCTTCAGCTTCCAGTCCGGCCTCGCCGACATCACCGACGCCGTCGACCCGGGCATCGTGGAAGCCGTCGAGCCCTCTCTGGCCTCCGCGCAGGTGGACGGCAAGCTGTACGGTCTGCCGACCGGGCTCCAGGCCAACGTCATCTTCTACAACAAGGAGATCTTCGCGGCGGCCGGCCTCGACCCCGATGCCGCGATCACCACGTACGACCAGCTCGTCAGCGCCGGCCAGCAGCTCAAGTCGGCCGGCTACACGCCGATCGCCGGTGGCAACAAGGAAGGCGAGATCAACGGCTGGATGAACAGCTTCCTCTTCCCGGGCCTCGGCACGTACGACGACTCGCTGAAACTGGCGTCGGGAGAGATGGAGTTCAGCGACGACCTCATGGTCGAGGTGGTGGAGCGCTACGTCGCGATGGTCGAGCAGGGTCTGTTCACCGAGGGCATGCAGTCGATCCCGCTCAGTGATTACGAGCCCCAGTTCCGTAACGGCGAGGCGGGCATGATCCTGAGCCTGGCAACCAACGGCATCAACCTCTCCGGCGCCGTCGGCAACGACAACCTCGGCGTCATCCAGGCACCCGGGATCGCCTCCGCCACTCCTCACTACTATCCCGCCGGGACCGCGCTGGTCTGGTGTGTGTCCCGGTTCTCCGAGCGGGCCGACCTCGCGGCGGAGTTCGTCGCGAGCCTCGCCGATGCCGACACCTCGGAGGACCTGTACACGACGGTGGGCTGGCTTCCCGCCAACACCACGGCCGAGACCGGCGACACCGACTATCCGGTCCTCGCCGAGATGGCCGACGCCTACAGCACGTACGAGATCCACGAGGCGCCGGGGACGCAGTGGCGGGCGGACGTCGCCACCGCGTACAAGTCCCAGCTCCAGCTGGTGATCGCCGGCAGCGCGTCGGCCGTCGACGCCCTGGCGGAGGTCCAGCGAGTGGCGGACCAGTCGCGGTAA
- a CDS encoding Gfo/Idh/MocA family protein, giving the protein MAAPQEVRVGIVGGGLMGKEIAAAIARWPALVDHPVRPVLTAVCDVNPDALSWFDRIDTVTTKVTDHRDLLADDDVDVVYIAVRHDLHEQLYLDTIRAGKDLLAEKPFGIDLAAAERIVAAIDAHPGVFVRCSSEIPFFPGAQAAIRMIRDGELGDLIEATNAFCHSSDLDQGKPINWKRQRRYCGDAGVMNDLGMHVLHAPLRLGWTPATVYAVLQDLVPFRVGPDGTKVVCDTYENATMVCTVSSGDRAFPLSLLTKRIDPGQKNTWSLRATGMGGGVEFSTRYPKTLRVMRVDRGEQVWQEVEMGSQSVFPTVTGGIFETGFSDAILQMWAAFLAERAGVLGDRFGCVTPQEALTSHRVWAAALRSADTTAGVRL; this is encoded by the coding sequence ATGGCGGCGCCGCAGGAGGTCCGCGTCGGCATCGTCGGCGGCGGGCTGATGGGCAAGGAGATCGCGGCGGCGATCGCGCGGTGGCCGGCGCTCGTGGATCATCCCGTCCGGCCCGTGCTGACGGCGGTCTGCGACGTGAATCCGGACGCTCTCTCGTGGTTCGACCGGATCGACACGGTCACCACGAAGGTCACCGACCACCGCGACCTGCTCGCCGACGACGACGTCGACGTGGTCTACATCGCGGTCCGTCACGACCTGCACGAGCAGCTGTATCTCGATACCATCCGCGCCGGGAAGGACCTGCTCGCGGAGAAGCCGTTCGGCATCGACCTGGCCGCCGCCGAACGCATCGTCGCGGCCATCGACGCTCACCCGGGGGTGTTCGTCCGCTGCTCGAGCGAGATTCCGTTCTTCCCCGGCGCGCAGGCTGCGATCCGGATGATCCGCGACGGCGAGCTGGGCGACCTGATCGAGGCCACCAACGCGTTCTGCCACTCCAGCGACCTCGACCAGGGCAAGCCCATCAACTGGAAGCGGCAGCGCCGGTACTGCGGCGACGCCGGTGTGATGAACGATCTGGGCATGCACGTCCTCCATGCCCCGCTGCGGCTGGGATGGACACCGGCGACGGTCTATGCGGTGCTGCAGGACCTGGTTCCGTTCCGGGTCGGCCCGGACGGCACCAAGGTCGTCTGCGACACGTACGAGAACGCCACGATGGTCTGCACCGTCAGCAGCGGAGACCGGGCGTTCCCGTTGAGCCTGCTGACCAAACGGATCGACCCCGGGCAGAAGAACACGTGGAGCCTGCGTGCCACCGGCATGGGCGGCGGCGTCGAGTTCTCAACCCGCTATCCGAAGACGCTGCGGGTGATGCGGGTCGACCGCGGCGAGCAGGTCTGGCAGGAGGTCGAGATGGGCAGCCAGTCGGTCTTCCCGACGGTGACCGGCGGCATCTTCGAGACCGGGTTCTCCGATGCGATCCTGCAGATGTGGGCCGCGTTCCTGGCCGAACGCGCGGGGGTGCTCGGCGACCGGTTCGGGTGCGTCACTCCGCAGGAGGCGCTGACCAGTCATCGCGTCTGGGCGGCCGCGCTGCGATCGGCCGACACGACCGCGGGGGTGCGGCTCTAG
- a CDS encoding carbohydrate ABC transporter permease, whose amino-acid sequence MPLQRPAVDDVAQGRRPASRRRWPRWAPAVLFLAPAVAILAVFRVLPFVYAGYYSLTRWDGIDPAVFIGADNYARLLSDPVALEALRNTGLLVLTLPLWIFLPMAIAILVHEGMWLGRAIRLALVIPILLSPAIIGLYFSLVLRLDGPVNEVLRAIGLGGLATEWLAEPHTVMPAFLVIALWGALGLGTLFYGAGLASLDDELYEAAAIDGASTLQRVRHVTMPHLRPVAVFWSLFVLISFFTAMFPLLFTLTSGGPGHRSTTIDLYIYQAAFENFDFGYSAALGTSVLLLVAVLAIIQLRLMARGDDA is encoded by the coding sequence ATGCCGCTGCAGCGTCCGGCGGTGGACGACGTGGCGCAGGGCCGGCGGCCGGCGTCGAGGCGGCGGTGGCCGCGATGGGCGCCGGCGGTGCTGTTCCTGGCGCCCGCCGTCGCGATTCTCGCCGTCTTCCGGGTGCTGCCGTTCGTGTACGCCGGGTACTACAGCCTCACCCGGTGGGACGGCATCGACCCTGCCGTGTTCATCGGCGCCGACAACTATGCCCGGCTACTCAGCGATCCGGTGGCGTTGGAGGCGCTCAGGAACACCGGCCTGCTCGTCCTGACGCTGCCGCTGTGGATCTTCCTCCCGATGGCCATCGCGATCCTCGTTCACGAGGGCATGTGGCTCGGGCGGGCGATCCGGCTCGCCCTGGTGATTCCGATCCTGCTGTCGCCGGCCATCATCGGCCTCTATTTCTCGTTGGTGTTGCGCCTCGACGGCCCGGTCAACGAGGTGCTGAGGGCGATCGGGCTCGGCGGCCTGGCCACCGAGTGGCTCGCAGAGCCACACACGGTCATGCCCGCCTTCCTCGTCATCGCCCTGTGGGGAGCGCTCGGCCTGGGGACGCTCTTCTACGGCGCCGGGCTCGCCAGCCTCGACGACGAGCTCTACGAGGCGGCGGCCATCGACGGCGCCAGCACCTTGCAGCGGGTCCGTCACGTGACGATGCCGCACCTGCGGCCGGTGGCCGTGTTCTGGTCGCTCTTCGTGCTCATCTCCTTCTTCACCGCCATGTTCCCGCTCCTGTTCACGCTGACGAGCGGTGGCCCGGGACACCGGAGCACGACGATCGACCTGTACATCTATCAGGCGGCCTTCGAGAACTTCGACTTCGGCTACTCTGCCGCGCTCGGCACCTCCGTCCTGCTCCTCGTCGCCGTCCTGGCGATCATCCAGCTGCGGCTGATGGCTCGGGGTGATGACGCATGA
- a CDS encoding class I fructose-bisphosphate aldolase — MSHYRLNRLFNPSSGRCLDVAVDHGFFGEPSFLTGIEDMTTAVEALVAAAPDAIQLTPGQAPLLQARPGRAKPALVLRTDVANVYGNPLDTHLFSRHFPDAVEQAVRLDAVCVVANLLQLPGRPEIRERCIETVMALRAECTRYGMPLMVEPLAMQDNAAAGGYMVDGDTRKIVSLVRQARELGADLIKADPTDDLDDYHLVVQAAGDLPVLVRGGGKVADDELLRRTAAVLAQGARGIVYGRNIIQHPHPAGITRALMAMLHEDYTPEKALSLVQAQ; from the coding sequence ATGTCCCACTACCGCCTCAACCGCCTTTTCAACCCCTCCTCGGGCCGCTGCCTCGATGTGGCCGTCGACCACGGGTTCTTCGGCGAGCCGAGCTTCCTGACCGGAATCGAGGACATGACCACGGCCGTGGAAGCCCTCGTCGCGGCTGCGCCCGACGCGATCCAGCTGACTCCCGGTCAGGCGCCGCTCCTGCAGGCCCGGCCAGGACGGGCCAAGCCGGCCCTGGTGCTGCGCACCGACGTGGCCAACGTGTACGGGAACCCGCTGGACACCCACCTCTTCAGCAGGCACTTCCCGGACGCGGTGGAACAGGCTGTCCGGCTGGACGCGGTCTGCGTGGTGGCGAACCTGCTGCAGTTGCCGGGCCGGCCGGAGATCCGGGAGAGGTGTATCGAGACCGTCATGGCGTTGCGGGCGGAGTGCACCCGCTACGGCATGCCATTGATGGTCGAACCGCTGGCGATGCAGGACAACGCGGCGGCCGGCGGGTACATGGTCGACGGCGACACGAGGAAGATCGTGTCGCTGGTGCGGCAGGCGCGCGAGCTGGGTGCTGATCTGATCAAGGCCGATCCGACCGATGACCTCGACGACTACCATCTCGTGGTGCAGGCGGCCGGTGACCTGCCGGTCCTGGTGCGAGGCGGGGGCAAGGTCGCCGACGACGAGTTGCTGCGACGCACGGCGGCCGTGCTGGCGCAGGGCGCCCGCGGCATCGTCTACGGCCGCAACATCATCCAGCACCCTCACCCGGCGGGGATCACCCGCGCGCTGATGGCGATGCTGCACGAGGACTACACGCCGGAGAAGGCGCTGTCCCTGGTCCAGGCGCAGTGA
- a CDS encoding serine hydrolase, translating into MPNRPRTPGTGPSRRSVLRLIGAAPLVAGAGLTATRTAVSAESATSNATTDGPIPRSLRPGGEFDQYVADLAGREEFSGTVLLRWRGHDVLSRSHGMADKEKEIPNGPDVLYTLGSVPKAMTAVAITQLVAAGKVAFHEKLGTYLEGFPEEVAETVTVHQLLTHTSGLTDFHRIDGFWAEAANWDTVEATWDGCLSYVRQDTLRFPAEYSNSAFFALGAIVAAVSGSDSYYDYVHEHVFEPAGMSATGFFTLADAREDPRFAHPYYRNDAGEWVDAVMESPQLYVGTPAGGAMATAHDLAKFAEAVMDDTLLGRSAWTQLATTPKEPIPQAGGTSYEAYGAVSRLAHGQYSLMKNGGSKGLSANVGWFPASGWAVVVLANYDDIATTVARRAHQLIAEA; encoded by the coding sequence ATGCCCAACCGTCCACGCACGCCGGGCACCGGCCCGTCCCGCCGCTCCGTCCTGCGCCTGATCGGCGCGGCCCCGCTCGTGGCCGGCGCCGGGCTGACGGCCACCCGCACGGCCGTCTCCGCCGAGTCCGCCACCTCGAATGCGACGACGGACGGCCCGATCCCGCGGTCGCTGCGGCCCGGCGGCGAGTTCGACCAGTACGTCGCCGACCTGGCCGGCCGGGAGGAGTTCTCCGGCACCGTGCTGTTGCGCTGGCGAGGGCACGACGTGCTGTCTCGCTCACACGGCATGGCGGACAAGGAGAAAGAGATCCCCAACGGGCCGGACGTCCTGTACACCCTCGGCTCGGTGCCCAAGGCCATGACCGCGGTCGCTATCACGCAGCTCGTAGCGGCCGGCAAGGTCGCCTTCCACGAGAAGCTTGGCACCTATCTCGAGGGCTTCCCTGAGGAGGTGGCCGAGACCGTCACCGTCCACCAGCTGCTCACCCACACGTCCGGCCTGACCGACTTCCATCGGATCGACGGGTTCTGGGCCGAGGCGGCGAACTGGGACACCGTGGAGGCGACGTGGGACGGCTGCCTGAGCTACGTCCGGCAGGACACCCTGAGGTTTCCCGCCGAGTACAGCAACTCCGCCTTCTTCGCCCTCGGCGCGATCGTCGCCGCGGTCTCCGGCAGCGACTCGTACTACGACTACGTCCACGAGCACGTCTTCGAGCCGGCCGGCATGTCGGCCACCGGCTTCTTCACCCTCGCCGACGCCCGCGAGGACCCGCGGTTCGCGCACCCGTACTACCGGAACGACGCGGGCGAATGGGTCGACGCCGTCATGGAGAGCCCGCAGCTGTACGTCGGAACGCCGGCGGGCGGCGCCATGGCGACCGCGCACGACCTCGCGAAGTTCGCGGAGGCCGTCATGGACGACACCCTTCTGGGCCGGTCGGCGTGGACGCAGCTCGCCACCACGCCGAAGGAGCCCATCCCCCAGGCCGGTGGGACGAGCTACGAGGCATACGGGGCGGTGTCGCGGCTCGCCCACGGCCAGTACTCGCTGATGAAGAACGGCGGCAGCAAGGGCCTCTCGGCCAATGTCGGCTGGTTCCCGGCCTCCGGCTGGGCTGTCGTGGTCCTGGCCAACTACGACGACATCGCGACCACAGTGGCCCGACGGGCGCACCAGCTCATCGCCGAGGCGTGA
- a CDS encoding carbohydrate kinase family protein, translated as MLRARVAGHICVDLLPRLRADLPLPGELVEIGPLGLRLGGCVANTGLALSALGAPVELVAALGDDVLADAATTLLSVVPDVDAALQRVAGRSTSYSVVIDVPGEDRRFLHHVGANTTFDPAVVQVTGTELLHVGYPQLLPTLADAGGAGLLDLLARARAAGVTTSVDFATVDPGAADARDWGGLVRRWAPLIDVLTPSVDDLVTVFPRTFSAAGEVRGLPIADALAAQLVQHGAAMALVTAGGAGMCLRTAGTERLRHGGHVIASLPDEWANRQLWSPAEVVEPVQTTGAGDTATAGLLFALLRGLAPEEALRLAARAAALHISGTAPLPRWDGAAHDSAVLHGPLDGKESA; from the coding sequence ATGCTCCGGGCGCGAGTGGCCGGCCACATCTGCGTCGACCTGTTGCCGCGTCTCCGCGCCGACCTCCCACTGCCGGGCGAACTGGTCGAGATCGGACCGCTCGGCCTGCGCCTCGGAGGCTGCGTCGCCAACACCGGACTCGCACTCAGCGCGCTCGGCGCTCCTGTCGAGCTGGTCGCCGCCCTCGGTGACGACGTCCTCGCGGACGCGGCCACGACGCTGCTCTCGGTGGTTCCCGATGTCGACGCCGCTCTGCAACGGGTGGCCGGACGCTCCACGTCCTACTCGGTCGTGATCGACGTGCCGGGCGAGGACCGCAGGTTCCTGCACCACGTCGGAGCGAACACCACCTTCGATCCGGCCGTGGTCCAGGTCACCGGCACCGAGCTGCTGCATGTGGGCTACCCGCAGCTCCTGCCCACGCTGGCCGACGCCGGAGGCGCCGGGCTGCTGGACCTGCTCGCCCGTGCGCGTGCCGCGGGTGTGACCACCTCGGTGGACTTCGCGACCGTCGACCCCGGCGCCGCGGACGCCCGGGACTGGGGCGGTCTGGTCCGGCGGTGGGCGCCGCTCATCGACGTGCTGACGCCGAGCGTCGACGATCTCGTGACGGTCTTCCCGCGGACGTTCTCCGCCGCGGGTGAGGTGCGCGGGTTGCCGATCGCGGACGCCCTGGCGGCACAGCTCGTCCAGCACGGCGCCGCGATGGCGCTCGTCACCGCCGGTGGGGCCGGGATGTGCCTGCGCACCGCGGGGACGGAGCGACTGCGCCACGGCGGGCACGTCATCGCGTCGCTGCCTGACGAGTGGGCGAATCGTCAGCTGTGGTCGCCGGCCGAGGTCGTCGAGCCGGTGCAGACCACCGGAGCCGGCGACACCGCCACCGCCGGTCTCCTGTTCGCCCTGCTCCGCGGGCTCGCGCCCGAGGAGGCTCTGCGCCTCGCGGCCCGTGCGGCAGCGCTACACATCTCCGGCACCGCACCCCTGCCGCGCTGGGACGGTGCCGCGCACGATTCCGCGGTCCTCCACGGGCCCTTGGACGGGAAGGAGTCAGCATGA
- a CDS encoding LacI family DNA-binding transcriptional regulator, translating to MRDVAREAGVALKTVSRVVNNETGVSPKTAEHVTMVIHRLGFRRNDMASKLRAGRSAASVGLIIEDLGNPFYTTIARGIETVTYPREQFLVTASSEESAERERAILLELCQRRVNGMIIVPTGLDHSFLQPEIELGLEVVFLDRPGAGISADTVLLDNLAGAMSATEHLLSLGHRRIAVLGHDETIWTMRERHAGYRAALTRAGVAYDESLVMLGPLTPDEAQRATAELLDGANPPTAFFACNNRMTVGVLSELRHRQESIDVAGFDPIETATLFSHPVTLVTYDAAELGRRAAHLLVERLEGRRTPQQVVIPTTLVTYGRAAEPAAKRRRRA from the coding sequence ATGCGAGACGTTGCCCGGGAAGCCGGCGTGGCGCTGAAGACCGTCTCCCGGGTCGTGAACAACGAGACCGGCGTGAGCCCGAAGACCGCCGAACACGTCACGATGGTGATCCACCGGCTGGGTTTCCGCCGCAACGACATGGCGAGCAAGCTCCGGGCGGGACGCTCCGCGGCCAGCGTCGGACTGATCATCGAGGACCTCGGCAACCCGTTCTACACGACGATCGCGCGGGGAATCGAGACCGTCACGTATCCGCGCGAGCAGTTCCTCGTCACGGCCAGCAGCGAGGAGAGCGCGGAGCGTGAGCGCGCGATCCTGCTCGAGCTGTGTCAGCGGCGGGTCAACGGAATGATCATCGTACCCACGGGTCTCGACCACAGCTTCCTGCAACCCGAGATCGAGCTGGGTCTCGAGGTCGTGTTCCTCGACCGGCCGGGCGCCGGCATCAGCGCCGACACCGTTCTGCTGGACAACCTCGCCGGTGCGATGTCGGCGACGGAGCACCTGTTGTCGCTCGGGCATCGCCGCATCGCCGTGCTCGGTCACGACGAGACCATCTGGACGATGCGTGAGCGCCATGCCGGATACCGGGCGGCGCTGACGCGTGCTGGCGTCGCGTACGACGAGAGCCTGGTCATGCTCGGGCCGCTCACGCCGGACGAGGCCCAACGAGCCACGGCGGAGCTGCTCGACGGAGCGAATCCGCCGACGGCGTTCTTCGCGTGCAACAACCGCATGACGGTTGGCGTGCTGTCGGAGCTGCGCCATCGCCAGGAGTCGATCGACGTCGCCGGCTTCGACCCGATCGAAACGGCCACATTGTTCAGCCACCCGGTGACCCTGGTGACCTATGACGCCGCCGAGCTGGGGCGGCGCGCCGCCCACCTGCTGGTCGAGCGTCTGGAGGGCCGGCGCACGCCGCAGCAGGTCGTGATTCCGACGACGTTGGTGACCTACGGCCGGGCGGCGGAACCGGCTGCGAAGCGACGCCGGCGAGCCTGA
- a CDS encoding carbohydrate ABC transporter permease, producing MSTAAATRARGRRMRMLPATVILALVGVTTAFPLLYALVTALRTQSDYGRGSLALPREITFQNLQDAWQAAGLGRLAVNSLVVVSISVAVTVLVSSMAAFALVHLGLPARVGRFGTLTALFLLALPSTVLITPIFKVTLDLGLLNSYLGLVLVYVSLSSPFGIYMMTTYFRAVPREILQAAEVDGASPVRRFVSVAIPLARPAMATLTALTALTLWNDLLFSLILIQDPQRRTLTVGVSLLESSFAQSSSAVVLTAGLLISTLPPLVLFVFMNRSLMRGLVAGALK from the coding sequence ATGAGCACCGCGGCGGCCACGAGAGCGCGGGGCCGGCGGATGCGCATGCTCCCCGCGACGGTGATTCTCGCGCTCGTCGGCGTCACCACCGCGTTCCCGCTGCTCTACGCGCTCGTCACCGCGTTGCGCACCCAGTCCGACTACGGCCGCGGATCGCTGGCGCTTCCGCGGGAGATCACGTTCCAGAACCTCCAGGACGCCTGGCAGGCCGCCGGTCTGGGGCGCCTGGCCGTCAACTCACTCGTCGTCGTCTCGATCTCGGTCGCGGTCACCGTCCTCGTCTCGTCGATGGCCGCGTTCGCCCTGGTGCACCTCGGCCTTCCGGCCCGTGTCGGACGCTTCGGCACCCTCACCGCGCTCTTCCTGCTGGCCCTGCCTTCGACGGTGCTCATCACGCCGATCTTCAAGGTGACCCTCGATCTGGGCCTGCTCAACTCCTACCTCGGCCTCGTGCTCGTGTACGTGTCGCTGTCCAGTCCGTTCGGCATCTACATGATGACGACCTACTTCCGCGCCGTTCCCCGCGAGATCCTGCAGGCCGCCGAGGTCGACGGCGCCTCGCCGGTGCGGAGGTTCGTCAGCGTCGCCATTCCCCTTGCGCGGCCCGCCATGGCCACGCTGACGGCCTTGACGGCGTTGACGCTGTGGAACGACCTCCTGTTCTCACTGATCCTCATCCAGGATCCGCAGCGGCGCACACTGACGGTCGGTGTCTCGCTGCTGGAGTCGTCGTTCGCCCAGTCGTCCTCGGCCGTCGTGCTCACCGCCGGCCTGTTGATCTCGACACTTCCGCCACTCGTGCTCTTCGTCTTCATGAACCGGAGCTTGATGCGAGGCCTGGTCGCCGGCGCGCTCAAGTAG
- a CDS encoding D-lyxose/D-mannose family sugar isomerase, producing the protein MTIQRRRSDEEAAVRERAAETLAGAGIVLTADERTQIEVAEFGLGQPAETGLQLVTYVNTDRYCAKELVLFPGQTCPEHLHPPFDGGPGKEETFRVRQGIVYLYVPGKPTPDPVARPYRPDHYTVWHEIVLHPGEQYTIPPMTKHWFHAPDGAVVSEFSTHSRDEYDVFTDPLIVRVP; encoded by the coding sequence ATGACGATTCAGCGACGACGCAGTGACGAGGAGGCCGCCGTCCGGGAGCGGGCAGCGGAGACGCTGGCCGGTGCCGGCATCGTCCTCACGGCCGATGAACGCACGCAGATCGAGGTGGCGGAGTTCGGGCTGGGACAGCCGGCTGAGACAGGATTGCAGCTCGTCACCTACGTCAACACCGATAGGTACTGTGCCAAGGAACTCGTCCTGTTCCCCGGCCAGACCTGCCCCGAGCATCTGCACCCGCCCTTCGACGGCGGTCCGGGAAAGGAGGAGACCTTCCGGGTTCGGCAGGGCATCGTCTACCTCTACGTCCCCGGCAAGCCCACGCCTGACCCCGTGGCCCGTCCGTACCGGCCCGATCACTACACCGTCTGGCACGAGATCGTCCTGCACCCCGGCGAGCAATACACGATCCCGCCCATGACCAAACACTGGTTCCACGCACCGGACGGGGCAGTCGTCTCGGAATTCTCCACGCATAGCCGCGACGAGTACGACGTGTTCACCGACCCCCTCATCGTCAGGGTGCCGTAG